GGGTTGACGGTCAATTCCCGGGCCGCCGCTTTGAACTCGTCGATCATCGGTTCCATCAACGGTGAGTGGAATGCATGCGACACCGCGAGCCGGTGCACGCGGCGGCCCTGTGCCCGTAGTTGCTCGGCGATGGCGTCGACAGCCGACTCGTCGCCGGAGACCACCACCGACGCCGGGCCGTTGACCGCGGCAATGCCGACCGTGTCGGTCAGCAGGGGACGAACCTCATCCTCGGTGGCCTGCACCGCGACCATGGCCCCGCCGGCGGGCAGCGCCTGCATGAACCGGCCTCGCGCGACCACCAGCAACGCGGCGTTCTCCAGCGACAGCGCACCCGCGACGTGCGCCGCGGTCAATTCGCCGATCGAGTGACCCATCACGAAATCGGGCCGCACGCCCCAGGATTCCAGCAGCCGGTACAGCGCGACCTCGACGGCGAACAACGCCGGCTGGGCGAACTCGGTGGTGTTCAACAGGTCTTCATCGTGGCCCCACATCACCTCGCGCAGCGGGCGCAGCAGGTGGCGGTCCAACTCCCCGACGACGGTGTTGAATGCCTCGGCGAACACCGGGTGGGTGGCGTGCAGACCCATGCCCATGCCGAGCCACTGCGAGCCCTGACCGGGAAACACGAAGACGGTCTTGCCTGGCAGCGCGCTGCCGGTGATGACCGAAACCGGTGCGTCGTCGGCCAATTCGGTCAGGCCGGCGAGCAACTGGTCCCGGTCGGCGCCCAGCGCCACCGCGCGGTGCTCGAACGCGGCGCGGCCGGCCAGCGACCAGCCGACATCTGTGGCAGCCAATTCTGTTCGAGTGCCGACGAATTCGGCCAGGCGCGCGGCCTGGGCGGCCAGCGCTGAGGTGGACTTCGCCGTGATCGCCCACGGGACGACCGGTGGCGGCGCGACCGGCGACACCTCCGCGGGTGTCTCGATCGGCGGTGCCGATTCGATGATGACGTGCGCGTTGGTGCCGCTGATGCCGAACGACGACACCCCGGCGCGGCGTGGATGGCCGTTGGCAGGCCAGGGCTGCTGGTCGGTCAGCAGTTGGACCGAGCCCATCGTCCAGTCGACGTGCGGGCTCGGCGCATCCACGTGCAGGGTGGCCGGCAGCACCTCGTGGCGCATCGCCAGGATCATCTTCATCACCCCGGCCACACCTGCGGCGGCCTGGGTGTGGCCCATGTTGGACTTGATCGATCCCAGCCACAGCGGCGTCGGCCGGTCTTGCCCGTAGGTCGCCAGAATCGCCTGCGCCTCAATGGGATCGCCCAGGGTGGTGCCGGTGCCGTGGCCTTCGACCACGTCGACGTCGGCACCGCTGAGTCCCGCACTGGCCAACGCCGAGCGGACGACCCGCTGCTGCGAGGGCCCGTTCGGGGCGGTGAGCCCGTTGGAGGCACCGTCCTGGTTGATCGCCGATCCGCTGACCAGGGCGAGCACCGGGTGGCCGTTGCGCCGGGCGTCGGAAAGCCGCTCCAGCACCAGCATTCCGCCGCCCTCGGAGAACCCGGTACCGTCGGCCGCCCCGGCGAAGGCCTTGCAACGGCCGTCGGTGGACAGCCCCCGCCAGCGGCTGAATTCGACATAGATGTCGGGAGTGGCGTTGATCGTGACGCCGCCGGCCAGCGCGAGGTCGGACTCCCCCGACCGCAGCGACTGCGCAGCCATGTGCAGGGTCACCAGCGACGTCGAGCACGCGGTGTCCACCGACACCGCGGGGCCCTCCAGACCGAGAACGTAAGACACCCGGCCGGACGCGACGCTCGAGAGCTGACCGGTGAGGCGGAAGCCCTCCACCGGCTTGGCGGAGAACATTCCGTAGCCCTGGGTCATCAGGCCGGCGAAGACGCCGGTGGCGCTGCCGCGCAGCGTGGTCGGGTCAATTCCGGCCCGCTCCAACGCTTCCCAAGTCAATTCCAGGAACATCCGCTGCTGTGGGTCCATCGCCAGCGCCTCGGACGGCCCGATGCCGAAGAAGGCCGGGTCGAAATCGCCGACGTCCTCGACGAATCCGCCCACGCGGGTGTAGCAGGTCTCGGCCACGTCCGGGTCGGGGTTGTACAGATTGGCCAGGTCCCAGCCGCGATCGCTCGGGAACTCGCTGATGACGTCGCGGCCCTCAATGACCATGTCCCACAGGTCTTCCGGCGAGTTGACGTTGCCGGGGTATCGGCACGACATGCCGACGATCGCAATCTGTTCGTCGCCGGCGACGCGCACGGCGGGAACGGTCTTGACTTCCTGCGGCACACCGGCGAGTTCGGTGCGGAAGTAGTCCGCCAGCCGGCTCGGGGTCGGGTAGTCGAAGATCAGCGTCGGCGACAGCGCCAGACCGGTGGCGGCCTTGAGCCGGTTGCGCATCTCGACAGCGGTCAACGAGTCGAAGCCCAGTTCCTGGAACGCCTTGTCCGGGTCGATCGCCTCCGGCGTGGTGGTGCCCAGCACCGTGGCGATGTGCGAGCGGACCAGGTCCAGCAGCACCGCGTGCTGCTCGGCCTCCGGCAGGCCGTGAATGCGTTGCGCCAGAGCCGACTTCGACTTGCTCGCGGCCAGTGAGTCGTCGACCCGGCGGCGGGTCGGCGCGTTGATCAGGTCGACGAACATCGGCGGCACGACGGCGGTGTTGGCCCGCAGCGCGGCGGCGTCGATGTGCGCGGGCAGCAGGAACGGCTCGTCGACCGCCATTGCGGTGTCGAACAACTGCAACGCGTCGGCGGACGCCAACGCCTTGACGCCGGTGCGGGCCAACCGCGCCCGGCCGGCGTCGTCGAGGCCACCCGTCATCTCGCTCGCCTGATCCCACAGACCCCAGCCGAGAGAGATTGCCGGCAGCTTGTGCGCCCGCCGGTGGGCGGCCAGGGCGTCGAGGTAGCTGTTGGCCGCCGCGTAGTTGGCCTGGCCCGACGACCCGACCAGGCCGGCCATCGACGAGAACAACACGAAGGCCGAGACGCTCGAATCCTGGCTCAGCTCATGCAGATTCCAGGCCGCGTCGATCTTGGCTCGCAGCACCGGATCCACCCGCTCGGGTGTCAGCGACGTTAGCACTGCGTCGTCGAGCACACCGGCGGCGTGGATGACCGCGGACAGCGGATGCTGCACGGGGATGTCGGCGATGACCTTGGCCAGCGCGGCGCGGTCCGCCGCATCGCACGCGACGATCGACACCTCGGCGCCGGCCGCGGTGAGTTCGGCCGTCAATTCCGCGGCGCCTGGGGCGTTGGGGCCGCGGCGACCGAGCAGAAGAAGATGCCGCGCACCGTGATTGGCCACCAGGTGGCGGGCCAGCGCAGAACCGGCCATGCCGGTTCCGCCGGTGATCAGCACGGTGCCCTGCGCCCACACGTCAGGCATGGTGAGCACGACCTTGCCGGTGTGGCGGGCCTGGCTCAGGTAGCGCAGGGCCGCGGGTGCGCGGCGAATGTCGAAGGTCGTCACCGGCAACGGCCGCAGCACGCCGGAGTCGAAGAGTTCGGCGAGTTCGAGAAGGTACTGGTGCATCCGGTTGCGGCCGGGTTCGAACAGGTCGAAGGCGCGGTAGCGGACGCCCGGGTATTCCTCGGCGATCTTCCCCGGGTCGCGGATGTCGGTCTTGCCCATCTCGAGGAAGACCCCGCCCGGTTTGACGAGTCGCAGTGAGGCGTCGACGAATTCACCGGCCAGCGAGTCGAGCACGACGTCGAAGCCGCGGTCGCCGACGATGGCGCGGAACTTGTCCTCGAACTCCAGGGTCCGGGAATCGCCGATGTGGTCGTCGTCGAAGCCCATCGCCAACAACGTGTCCCACTTGGGACGGCTGGCGGTGGCAAAGACTTCGAGGCCGAAGTGGCGGGCGAGTTGCGCGGCGGCCATACCCACACCGCCGGTTCCGGCGTGCAGCAGCAGGCGCTGGCCCGGTTTGACGTCGGCGAGATGGACGAACGCGTAATACGCGGTGGTGAACACCGCGGAGATGGCCGCGGCTTCGGGGTACGACCAGTCCGACGGCATCGGCAGCAGCAGCCGGGTGTCGCCGGCGACCAGGGTGCCGCTGCCGTCCGGGAAGAAGCCGTAGACGTCGTCGCCGACGGCGTACTCGGTGACGCCGGGCCCGACCTCGACGACGACGCCCGCGCCCTCACCGCCGATCAGCGCGTCGTGGGTGAACATGCCCAGCGTGATCATGATGTCGCGGAAGTTGGTGGAGATGGATCGCAGCGCGACGCGGACCTGGCCGGGCTCCAGCGCCGCAGCCGCGTTGGGCACCGGCTCCAGTTGCAGATTTTCGAAGGTGCCCGCCGTCGACAGGCCCAGTCGCCACGGGCCCTCGGCCGGCGGCACCAGCAGGCTGTCGACCGCCCGGCTGCCGCGCACCCGCGCGGTGTGAATCGCCTCGCCGCGGACCAGCACCTGCGGCTCCCCGACCGCCAGCACGTCGGCGATCGTCGAATCAGTCAGCGGTGCATCGGAATCCACCAGCACGATGCGGCCGGGATTCTCGGTCTGCGCTGAGCGCACCAGGCCCCACACGGCCGCACCGGCCAGGTCCGTGACGTCCTCGCCCGACAGTGCGACCGCGCCGTGCGTCGACACGACCAGCACGCCCGACTCGTGTTCGGACAACCAGGACTGCAATGCCGTCAGCGCGGTGTGCACCCGCTCGTAGCTCGCGGCGACCGGATCGCTTGCGGTGGAAGCGGATTCGAAGACGTCGTAAGCCGGGGTCTCGGCGTGGGATACCGGGGAAGCCAGCGTCCACGCGAGCTCGAACAGCCGATCCCCGGTGGCACCGGCCACGGCGGCCGCCAGCTGCTGTTGGGAAATCGGGCGCGCCACCATCGACGACACCGTCAGCACCGGCAGGCCCAGCCCGTCGGCAAGTTCGACCGAAACCGCCGAGGGGCCCGACGGCGCGATTCGCGCCCGCACCGACGACGCTCCCGCCGCGTGTAGCGAGACGCCCTGCCACGAGAAGGGCAGTGCCACACCATCACCCACGTGTGTGACCGCGGCCGCGTGCAGGGCTGCGTCAAGCAGCACCGGGTGTACGCCGAATCCGCCGACGCCACCGGCCGGTTGAGGCAGCGTCACCTCGGCGAAGAATTCCTCGCCGCGCCGCCACAGTGCGGTCAGACCTTGGAACGCCGGACCGTACTGGTATCCGCGCTCAGCGAGCCGCTGGTAGCCGTCGCGCACGTCGACGGCAACGGCGCCCTCGGGCGGCCAGACCGAGAGGTCCGCGATCGGCTCGACCGGGGCAGCCGACAAAATGCCCGTCGCGTGGCAGTTCCATGCGGAATCCGCAGTCTCCCTGGAGAACACCGAGATGCTGCGCTGGCCCGCGTCGTCGGCGGCGCCGACCACTACCTGCACCGAGACCGCACCCGACGCGGGCAACAGCAGAGGCGATTGCAGATTCAGCTCGTCGATCACCGGGCAGCCAACCTCGTCGCCGGCGCGAATCGCCAACTCGACGAAGCCCGCGCCCGGGAACACTGCGACGCCGTCGACGGCGTGATCGGTCAACCAACCCTGGGTAGCCGAGGACAACCGACCCGTGAGCACGACGCCACCCGAATCCGGCAGCTCGACCACCGCACCCAGCAGGGGGTGTTCGCTGGCGCCGAGACCCAACCCGGCCGCGTCCACCGCGGCGCCGTCGCCGGAGAGCCAAAAACGTTTGCGCTCAAAGGCATACGTGGGCAGCTCGACGAACCCGCCCGCCGGTACGGCGGCACGCCAGTCGACCTTGACGCCGGCAACGAAGGCCGCGGCGGCCGAGCTGAGGAAGCGCTGCAGGCCGCCGTCCTCGCGACCCAGGGTCGGCACCACGACCGCACCCGCACCACCGTCGGTCGCGGTGTCCTCGATGCCGGCGATCAGCGCCGGGTGTGGGCTGGATTCGATGAAGGTCCGGTAGCCGCTCTGGGCGGCGGTCCGCACCGCCTGGTCGAATTCGACGGTCTGGCGGATGTTGCGGAACCAGTAGTCGGGAGTCAGGTCTGCGGTGTCTTGAACTGCGCCGGTGACCGTCGAGAAGAACACGGTGCGCGTCGACTGCGGTTCGATACCGGCGAGCGCCTCGGCGAGTTGGTCGCGGATCTCGTCGACGGCCACCGAATGCGATGCGTAGCCGACATCGATACGGCGGGCGCGGGTTTCGCGCTCGACGCACAAGGCGACGACCTCGTCCAGGGCGACTTCCTCGCCGGACAGCACGACGGCGGAGCGACCGTTGACGGCGGCGATACTCACCCGATCGCCGTAGGGCGCCAACAGTTCTCGCGCCTGGTCAGCCCCGCAAGCCAACGACGCCATGCCGCCGCGACCGGACAGCGCGAGCAGCAACTTGCTGCGCAGCGTGACCACGCGGGCGGCGTCGCGCAACGACAGCGCCCCGGCGACGTAGGCCGCGGCGATCTCGCCCTGGGAATGCCCGATGACGGCGTCCGGGCGCACCCCGATGGAACGCCACAACTCGGCCAGCGACACCATCACCGCGAACAGCGCGGGCTGGACCACGTCAACCCGATCCAGGCCCGGGGCGCCCGGGGAGCCACGCAATACGTCGATGAGCGACCAGTCGACGAACTCGGCGAACGCCTCCGCGCACGCGTTCATCCGCTCAGCGAAAACCGGTGCGGTGTCCAGTAAT
The sequence above is a segment of the Candidatus Mycobacterium wuenschmannii genome. Coding sequences within it:
- a CDS encoding type I polyketide synthase, producing MADQLQHATEALRKALVQVERLKNKNRALLERSGEPIAIVGMSCRFPGGVDSPDSLWEMVADKRDVMSEFPTDRGWDLADLFDDDPDAPHKCYARSGGFVDDVAGFDAGFFGVAPSEALATDPQHRMLLELSWEALERAGIDPTSLRGSATGVFAGIIVQGYGMLAEEIEGYRLTGMTSSVATGRVAYVLGLEGPAVSVDTACSSSLVALHMAVQSLRSGECDLALAGGATVNATPTVFVEFSRHRGLSPDGRCKPFSGAADGVGWSEGGGMLVVERLSDAQRLGHRVLAVVRGTAVNQDGASNGLTAPNGPSQQRVVRTALANAGLTPGEVDVVEGHGTGTTLGDPIEAQALLATYGQDRTDQPLWLGSIKSNMGHTQAAAGVAGVIKMVQAMRHETLPASLHVDVPSPHVDWTAGSVSLLTEAQPWKGASANGHARRAAVSSFGISGTNAHVIIEESPAAEAVESADPQPSVVPWVLSAKSSAALEAQARRLSEFVGGREQLSIADVGWSLAGRSTFEHRAVVLGDDRGQLLTGLGELAEGLPGGSVITGHASPAGKTVLVFPGQGSQWIGMGVELLDTAPVFAERMNACAEAFAEFVDWSLIDVLRGSPGAPGLDRVDVVQPALFAVMVSLAELWRSIGVRPDAVIGHSQGEIAAAYVAGALSLRDAARVVTLRSKLLLALSGRGGMASLACGADQARELLAPYGDRVSIAAVNGRSAVVLSGEEVALDEVVALCVERETRARRIDVGYASHSVAVDEIRDQLAEALAGIEPQSTRTVFFSTVTGAVQDTADLTPDYWFRNIRQTVEFDQAVRTAAQSGYRTFIESSPHPALIAGIEDTATDGGAGAVVVPTLGREDGGLQRFLSSAAAAFVAGVKVDWRAAVPAGGFVELPTYAFERKRFWLSGDGAAVDAAGLGLGASEHPLLGAVVELPDSGGVVLTGRLSSATQGWLTDHAVDGVAVFPGAGFVELAIRAGDEVGCPVIDELNLQSPLLLPASGAVSVQVVVGAADDAGQRSISVFSRETADSAWNCHATGILSAAPVEPIADLSVWPPEGAVAVDVRDGYQRLAERGYQYGPAFQGLTALWRRGEEFFAEVTLPQPAGGVGGFGVHPVLLDAALHAAAVTHVGDGVALPFSWQGVSLHAAGASSVRARIAPSGPSAVSVELADGLGLPVLTVSSMVARPISQQQLAAAVAGATGDRLFELAWTLASPVSHAETPAYDVFESASTASDPVAASYERVHTALTALQSWLSEHESGVLVVSTHGAVALSGEDVTDLAGAAVWGLVRSAQTENPGRIVLVDSDAPLTDSTIADVLAVGEPQVLVRGEAIHTARVRGSRAVDSLLVPPAEGPWRLGLSTAGTFENLQLEPVPNAAAALEPGQVRVALRSISTNFRDIMITLGMFTHDALIGGEGAGVVVEVGPGVTEYAVGDDVYGFFPDGSGTLVAGDTRLLLPMPSDWSYPEAAAISAVFTTAYYAFVHLADVKPGQRLLLHAGTGGVGMAAAQLARHFGLEVFATASRPKWDTLLAMGFDDDHIGDSRTLEFEDKFRAIVGDRGFDVVLDSLAGEFVDASLRLVKPGGVFLEMGKTDIRDPGKIAEEYPGVRYRAFDLFEPGRNRMHQYLLELAELFDSGVLRPLPVTTFDIRRAPAALRYLSQARHTGKVVLTMPDVWAQGTVLITGGTGMAGSALARHLVANHGARHLLLLGRRGPNAPGAAELTAELTAAGAEVSIVACDAADRAALAKVIADIPVQHPLSAVIHAAGVLDDAVLTSLTPERVDPVLRAKIDAAWNLHELSQDSSVSAFVLFSSMAGLVGSSGQANYAAANSYLDALAAHRRAHKLPAISLGWGLWDQASEMTGGLDDAGRARLARTGVKALASADALQLFDTAMAVDEPFLLPAHIDAAALRANTAVVPPMFVDLINAPTRRRVDDSLAASKSKSALAQRIHGLPEAEQHAVLLDLVRSHIATVLGTTTPEAIDPDKAFQELGFDSLTAVEMRNRLKAATGLALSPTLIFDYPTPSRLADYFRTELAGVPQEVKTVPAVRVAGDEQIAIVGMSCRYPGNVNSPEDLWDMVIEGRDVISEFPSDRGWDLANLYNPDPDVAETCYTRVGGFVEDVGDFDPAFFGIGPSEALAMDPQQRMFLELTWEALERAGIDPTTLRGSATGVFAGLMTQGYGMFSAKPVEGFRLTGQLSSVASGRVSYVLGLEGPAVSVDTACSTSLVTLHMAAQSLRSGESDLALAGGVTINATPDIYVEFSRWRGLSTDGRCKAFAGAADGTGFSEGGGMLVLERLSDARRNGHPVLALVSGSAINQDGASNGLTAPNGPSQQRVVRSALASAGLSGADVDVVEGHGTGTTLGDPIEAQAILATYGQDRPTPLWLGSIKSNMGHTQAAAGVAGVMKMILAMRHEVLPATLHVDAPSPHVDWTMGSVQLLTDQQPWPANGHPRRAGVSSFGISGTNAHVIIESAPPIETPAEVSPVAPPPVVPWAITAKSTSALAAQAARLAEFVGTRTELAATDVGWSLAGRAAFEHRAVALGADRDQLLAGLTELADDAPVSVITGSALPGKTVFVFPGQGSQWLGMGMGLHATHPVFAEAFNTVVGELDRHLLRPLREVMWGHDEDLLNTTEFAQPALFAVEVALYRLLESWGVRPDFVMGHSIGELTAAHVAGALSLENAALLVVARGRFMQALPAGGAMVAVQATEDEVRPLLTDTVGIAAVNGPASVVVSGDESAVDAIAEQLRAQGRRVHRLAVSHAFHSPLMEPMIDEFKAAARELTVNPVTIPVISNVTGELVGDDFASADYWIGHIRAAVRFADSIRHANSLGASRFLEVGPSGGLTSSIEESLAEATLAAVPLLRKDRPEPTSLVTGVAHAFVSGVGVDWRATLPGAGFIELPTYAFERRRFWLSADDAAVDAEGLGLSPSEHALLGAVIDLPTSGGVVLTGRLAAGTQGWLSDHAVGGVVILPGTGFVEMVIRAGDEVGCSVVDELTLAAPLVIPATGSVAVQVVVDGADESGSRAVSVFSRADAHSGWTLHAEGIVSPGTPGSGTDLSAWPPAGATAVDIDGLYDRLAANGYGYGPAFQGLTAMWRRGDEIFADVTLPSDAGVSPAGFGVHPAVLDATLHAVIVATEAEHDGKDGVLVPFSWQGVSLHAAGASSVRARIAPSGPSSVSLELADALGLPVLSVASMVARPVSRQQLMAAVSGSGPDRIFEVVWTPAASGSHADTPAYDVFESLAADDDALAATYNRTHEALAALQTWLTEHDSGTLVVSTRGAVGRAGEAVTDLAGAAVWGLVRSAQTEHPGRIVLADSDAPLSDTTIAAVLAAGEPQVLVRAETVYTGRVHGSRAVDALLVPPGGDAWRLGMSSKGTFENLVLEPIPDADAPLGAGQVRVAVRTMPANFRDVMIALGLYPDEDAVMGVEASGVVIETAPDVTRFAVGDRVTGLFPEGTGTQAITDGRLLMDIPSGWSYTEAATAPVVFATAYYALTALADVKAGQRILIHAAAGGVGMAAVQLARHFGLEVFATASRGKWDTLRSMGFDDTHIGDSRTVEFEDKFRAATGGRGVDVVLDSLSGEFVDASLRLVTPGGIFLEMGKTDIRDPGEVASEHSGVRYRAFDLFEAGADHIARMLSDLTALFEDATLRPLPVTTFDVRRAPAALRYLSQARHTGKVVLTMPDAWALGTVVITGGTGMAGSALARHVVANHGVRNLVLIGRRGPDAPGATDLAAELSAGGAEVSIVACDASDRAALAKVLADIPVQHPLSAVIHTAGVLDDAVVTSLTPERVDEVLRAKVDTAWNLHELTKDSNLSAFVMFSSMAGLVGSSGQANYAAANSFLDGLASYRRDRGLPAISLGWGLWDQTSSMTGELGAVDFARFARDGIVAMTSTQALQLLDTAMVIDEPFLLPAHIDTAALRTKFDGGTLPPMFVDLINAPARRQVDDSLAAAKSKSALLQRLDGLPEDEQQAVLLDLVRSHIATVLGNSTPEAIDPDKAFQELGFDSLTAVEMRNRLKAATGLPLSPTLIFDYPNSAALAGYFRQELVGASAEVAPKAAPGEAEIQRVVASIPVKRLRQAGVLDLLLGLANEADGPDSEQNKEKDLATMDLDDLVNAAFLDDDD